The following proteins come from a genomic window of Thermoleophilia bacterium:
- a CDS encoding tryptophan synthase subunit alpha: protein MWTKQATLSESTPMPESGVERLQRVFREANRPLFVPYVMGGYPDLTASTRHARILGEYADIIELGIPFSDPLADGPTIQAAGQMALDGGTRPSDVLGIAAQLRDGPPVVVMTYVNTLLAKGVIAFLQAAAEAGVAGIIIPDLPVDEAGEVRDAARTVGIALIALAAPTTDDARMAEIGAIAEGFVYLVAVTGVTGGEMRMDDRLVALVARARRHIGVPLVVGFGVRTPDQAVQIGGLADGVVIASEIIRRISDAPDSAAADAAVATFGAVVSEALRT, encoded by the coding sequence ATGTGGACCAAGCAGGCGACGCTCTCGGAATCGACGCCGATGCCTGAGAGCGGGGTCGAGCGTCTTCAGCGGGTGTTCCGCGAGGCGAACCGTCCGCTGTTCGTGCCGTACGTCATGGGGGGCTACCCGGACCTCACGGCCAGCACGCGTCATGCGCGCATCCTCGGCGAGTACGCCGACATCATCGAACTCGGAATCCCCTTCTCCGATCCGCTGGCCGACGGACCCACGATTCAGGCCGCCGGCCAGATGGCGCTGGACGGCGGAACCCGCCCATCGGATGTGCTTGGGATCGCGGCCCAGTTGCGCGATGGGCCGCCGGTGGTGGTGATGACCTACGTCAACACACTGCTCGCGAAGGGCGTGATCGCCTTCCTGCAGGCCGCTGCCGAGGCCGGCGTGGCCGGCATCATCATTCCCGACCTCCCGGTGGACGAGGCCGGCGAGGTACGCGACGCCGCGCGCACGGTGGGGATAGCGCTCATCGCGCTCGCCGCGCCCACCACCGACGATGCTCGCATGGCCGAGATTGGCGCGATCGCCGAAGGGTTCGTTTATCTCGTGGCCGTCACCGGGGTGACGGGCGGTGAGATGAGAATGGACGATCGCCTAGTGGCGCTGGTGGCGCGCGCCCGCCGGCACATCGGTGTACCGCTCGTCGTGGGTTTCGGGGTGCGTACTCCCGATCAGGCCGTGCAGATCGGTGGGCTCGCCGATGGCGTGGTCATCGCCAGCGAGATCATCCGGCGCATCAGTGACGCCCCGGATTCGGCCGCAGCGGACGCGGCGGTGGCAACGTTTGGCGCAGTCGTGTCCGAGGCCCTGCGCACCTGA
- the trpB gene encoding tryptophan synthase subunit beta, translating to MGVTMRFGPYGGRYVPETVIGALDELTDAYERYRDDPEFGRELDVLLTHYVGRPTPMYRAHRLEDAWGVTGGLWFKREDLCHTGAHKINNALGQVLLARRMGKQRIIAETGAGQHGVATATASALVGLGCRVYMGRTDMRRQRLNVIRMRMLGAEVMPVDSGSGTLKDATSEAIRDWVTNVDTTHYIIGSAVGPAPYPAIVAEFQSVIGTESRAQMLDEIGALPGTVVACVGGGSNAIGIFRGFLADEGVTLVGVEAGGEGPDGKHGASLAKGTPGVLHGSYSYLLQDPDGQVAEAHSVSAGLDYPGVGPEHSYLRDIGRVQYSNATDEAALTAFLQCCRLEGIIPALETAHALAYVRDNATDLVAQGPVLVCLSGRGDKDVDQAGDALGIDADA from the coding sequence ATGGGCGTGACAATGAGGTTTGGCCCGTACGGCGGGCGGTACGTTCCCGAGACGGTCATCGGTGCGCTCGACGAGCTCACCGACGCCTACGAGCGGTACCGCGATGACCCGGAGTTCGGCCGTGAGTTGGACGTGCTGCTCACGCACTACGTCGGTCGCCCCACCCCGATGTATCGGGCGCATCGCCTCGAGGACGCCTGGGGTGTGACCGGCGGGCTGTGGTTCAAGCGCGAGGATCTGTGTCACACGGGTGCCCACAAGATCAACAACGCTCTCGGACAGGTGCTCCTCGCGCGCCGCATGGGCAAGCAGCGAATCATCGCCGAGACGGGTGCGGGCCAGCACGGTGTGGCCACGGCCACCGCGTCGGCCCTCGTCGGGCTCGGTTGCCGCGTGTACATGGGGCGGACCGACATGCGACGCCAGCGGCTCAACGTCATCCGTATGCGCATGCTCGGTGCCGAGGTGATGCCGGTCGACTCCGGCAGCGGCACCCTCAAGGACGCCACTAGTGAGGCCATTCGTGACTGGGTGACCAACGTGGACACCACTCACTACATCATCGGTTCGGCCGTGGGGCCCGCCCCCTACCCGGCCATCGTGGCCGAGTTTCAGTCGGTCATCGGCACGGAGTCACGGGCCCAGATGCTCGACGAGATCGGTGCCCTCCCCGGGACCGTTGTCGCCTGCGTGGGTGGTGGATCGAACGCCATCGGAATCTTCCGTGGGTTCCTCGCGGACGAGGGCGTCACGCTGGTGGGGGTGGAGGCCGGTGGGGAGGGTCCGGACGGCAAACACGGTGCGTCGCTCGCCAAGGGCACGCCCGGCGTTCTGCACGGCTCGTACTCGTACCTCCTCCAGGACCCCGACGGCCAGGTGGCCGAGGCCCACTCCGTGTCGGCGGGGCTCGACTATCCGGGCGTGGGACCGGAGCACTCGTACCTGCGGGATATCGGTCGTGTGCAGTACTCCAACGCCACCGATGAGGCAGCACTCACCGCATTTCTCCAGTGCTGCCGTCTCGAGGGCATCATCCCGGCCCTCGAGACCGCGCACGCGCTCGCGTACGTGCGCGACAACGCCACCGACCTGGTGGCGCAGGGTCCGGTGCTGGTGTGTCTCTCGGGCCGGGGCGACAAAGATGTGGACCAAGCAGGCGACGCTCTCGGAATCGACGCCGATGCCTGA
- a CDS encoding phosphoribosylanthranilate isomerase: protein MDPDVVAAIFTGTARVRAGCAPAAGAARAGTVPGGRTGEGTATWWCDHSRGGPTARYAGPRVPSPSRLRPHAPHVTRGPRIKFCGVTDAADVAPCVQAGAWAIGAIMTPHGPRALDLDAAHEVMAAVPAGVERVGVFVNPTPDHLAHAVERCGLTRVQLHRPRDLAALAAAACVPVTLAIPLDGAEAIARGDVADCDLVLFDAAVPGMHGGTGMRANWTLLEARRPARPFALAGGLTPEVVGEAVRRLAPDVLDVSSGVESTPGRKDPARVAAFADAVRDAAMEGARWA, encoded by the coding sequence ATGGACCCCGATGTCGTCGCGGCCATATTCACCGGTACCGCTCGCGTGCGTGCGGGGTGTGCGCCGGCGGCGGGTGCCGCCCGGGCGGGCACTGTGCCCGGCGGACGCACGGGAGAGGGCACCGCGACGTGGTGGTGCGATCACTCACGAGGTGGCCCCACAGCGCGGTACGCTGGTCCCCGTGTTCCGTCCCCATCTCGACTCCGACCTCACGCACCGCACGTGACGCGTGGGCCACGCATCAAGTTCTGCGGTGTTACGGATGCCGCGGATGTCGCTCCGTGCGTGCAGGCGGGAGCATGGGCGATCGGCGCGATTATGACCCCCCACGGTCCGCGGGCGCTCGATCTCGACGCCGCTCATGAGGTGATGGCCGCCGTTCCGGCCGGCGTCGAGCGCGTGGGGGTGTTCGTGAATCCGACTCCGGACCATCTCGCCCACGCTGTCGAGCGATGTGGCCTCACCCGGGTGCAGTTACACCGGCCGCGGGACCTCGCGGCCCTCGCCGCCGCCGCGTGCGTGCCGGTGACCCTCGCGATTCCACTGGACGGGGCCGAAGCCATCGCCCGGGGCGACGTGGCCGACTGCGATCTGGTGTTGTTCGACGCGGCGGTGCCGGGTATGCACGGGGGCACCGGCATGCGCGCGAACTGGACTCTGCTCGAGGCCCGGCGTCCCGCGCGCCCGTTCGCTCTCGCCGGGGGTCTCACGCCCGAGGTCGTGGGTGAGGCCGTCCGGCGGCTGGCTCCCGACGTTCTCGATGTGTCAAGCGGTGTGGAGTCCACCCCGGGACGGAAGGATCCGGCGCGGGTGGCCGCGTTCGCCGACGCCGTCCGCGATGCCGCGATGGAGGGTGCTCGATGGGCGTGA
- a CDS encoding magnesium transporter CorA — translation MASLPNIRRQSKDAPAAHLAPERDRPDVQTLTAHGLTWLHIDGPTEAETAWLAEHHDFHPLDLEDVLSRRRQRSKIDEYDGYVFLVLHFPRFDKHTGRLQAAEVNVFIGPGLLITIPKEPLKPISALWSRCEAKDDARSDFMSKGSGFLLYEIVDQMFDYCFPILDKIGFKLDTLEDAIFEGQSKELVRDISTVKQEIINYRKVIKPQRPTLRLLERAVQRYAPDDLEIYFDDIVDKNERIWDSLENYKEVAEALEATNEAVITHRLNDMLALLTILSAVVLPLTLFTGVYGMNIDGLPFAHNGTVSVVSLIVAMVVVAGVVLGYFRKRKWL, via the coding sequence ATGGCGAGCCTTCCCAACATCCGTCGCCAGTCGAAGGACGCGCCCGCCGCACATCTCGCTCCTGAGCGCGATCGCCCGGACGTCCAGACCCTCACGGCGCACGGCCTCACGTGGCTGCACATCGACGGACCCACCGAGGCCGAGACGGCCTGGCTGGCGGAGCACCACGACTTCCACCCCCTCGACCTCGAGGATGTCCTGTCGCGCCGGCGCCAGCGCTCGAAGATCGACGAGTACGACGGCTACGTCTTCCTGGTTTTGCACTTCCCGCGGTTCGACAAGCACACCGGACGGCTTCAGGCGGCCGAGGTGAACGTGTTCATCGGTCCGGGCCTCCTCATTACGATCCCCAAGGAGCCCCTCAAGCCCATCTCGGCGCTGTGGTCGCGCTGCGAGGCCAAGGATGATGCCCGTTCCGACTTCATGTCGAAGGGGTCGGGCTTCCTGCTCTACGAGATCGTCGACCAGATGTTCGATTACTGCTTCCCGATCCTCGACAAGATCGGCTTCAAGCTCGACACGCTCGAGGACGCCATCTTCGAGGGTCAGAGCAAGGAACTCGTGCGCGATATCTCCACCGTGAAGCAGGAGATCATCAACTACCGCAAGGTCATCAAGCCTCAGCGCCCGACGCTACGCCTGCTCGAGCGAGCCGTACAGCGCTACGCGCCCGACGACCTCGAAATCTACTTCGACGACATCGTCGACAAGAACGAGCGCATCTGGGACTCCCTCGAGAACTACAAGGAGGTGGCCGAGGCGCTCGAGGCCACCAACGAGGCGGTCATCACCCATCGCCTCAACGACATGCTGGCGCTCCTCACCATCCTCTCCGCCGTGGTACTGCCGCTCACCCTCTTCACGGGCGTCTACGGCATGAACATCGATGGCCTGCCGTTCGCACACAACGGGACCGTGTCGGTCGTCTCGCTGATCGTTGCCATGGTGGTGGTCGCGGGCGTTGTCCTCGGGTACTTCCGTAAGCGCAAGTGGCTGTAG
- a CDS encoding HIT domain-containing protein, whose amino-acid sequence MWAPWRMPYVSADRTRADGDPRCVLCDLPAHGDDLVALILARGEHCFVILNAYPYAPGHMMVVPYAHLDRLADLSRDALVEMMELTRTAQTALDATMRPHGFNIGMNQGVAAGAGIADHLHLHVVPRWSGDTNFMPVTGDVRVIPAGLDETYAVLRPEFTT is encoded by the coding sequence ATGTGGGCGCCGTGGCGAATGCCCTACGTCAGTGCCGATCGAACCCGAGCGGATGGTGACCCGCGGTGCGTGCTCTGCGACCTTCCCGCCCACGGCGACGACCTGGTCGCTCTCATCCTCGCCCGCGGAGAGCACTGCTTCGTGATCCTGAATGCCTACCCCTACGCACCGGGGCACATGATGGTCGTCCCGTACGCGCACCTCGATCGCCTCGCCGACCTGAGCCGGGACGCGCTTGTCGAGATGATGGAACTGACTCGCACCGCCCAGACGGCGCTCGACGCGACCATGCGTCCGCACGGCTTCAACATCGGCATGAACCAAGGGGTAGCTGCGGGGGCGGGGATCGCGGACCATCTCCATCTGCACGTGGTGCCCCGCTGGTCGGGTGACACCAACTTCATGCCGGTGACGGGTGACGTACGCGTGATTCCGGCGGGCCTCGACGAGACCTACGCTGTGCTGCGGCCCGAGTTCACCACATGA
- a CDS encoding phosphomannomutase/phosphoglucomutase, translated as MTLDPAVFKAYDVRGLYGSQMDEEGAERIGRAFVGLTGARRVVVGHDVRLSSPGVAAAFITGARAAGANVTALGLAATEMVYFAVDEGGYDAGAVITASHNPAAYTGVKMVGPGALPLSGDTGIAEIGRMAAAGEPAAAVTRGVESEDDGLLERFVARCMQFVDPSAITGLRVVTDSANGMAGLYLPPVIERLDIDAVPYFLDLDGTFPNHEPNPLIEENRVFIQTAVVENGADLGIAWDGDADRCFVIDETGGFVAGDFLTALLARHILGRVGPSTVVYDLRASWAVRDAIVAAGGTPDEFRVGHAFIKRRMRERDAVFGGEVSGHYYFRDFAYADSGLIPALMVLELLATSGRPLSEMVAALRERYHISGEINSTVASPGAALDRLRARYGDGRQAEVDGLSVSYENWHFNVRPSNTEPLLRLNLESLVSHDDMERKRDDVLAIIREV; from the coding sequence ATGACCCTCGATCCTGCGGTGTTCAAGGCCTACGACGTACGCGGCCTCTACGGGTCGCAGATGGACGAGGAGGGGGCCGAGCGCATCGGTCGCGCATTCGTGGGCCTCACGGGTGCGCGCCGCGTGGTGGTGGGTCACGACGTGCGCCTGTCGTCGCCGGGCGTCGCGGCCGCGTTCATCACCGGGGCCCGCGCCGCCGGTGCCAACGTGACCGCCCTCGGACTGGCGGCCACCGAGATGGTCTACTTCGCGGTGGACGAAGGCGGCTACGACGCCGGCGCCGTCATCACCGCCAGTCACAATCCGGCGGCCTATACGGGCGTGAAGATGGTGGGCCCGGGTGCCCTCCCCCTCTCGGGGGACACGGGCATCGCCGAGATCGGTCGGATGGCGGCCGCCGGTGAGCCGGCCGCCGCGGTGACCCGAGGCGTGGAGAGCGAGGACGACGGTCTGCTCGAGCGCTTCGTAGCGCGCTGCATGCAGTTCGTCGACCCCTCGGCAATCACCGGACTGCGCGTGGTCACGGATTCCGCCAACGGCATGGCGGGGTTGTACCTGCCACCGGTCATCGAGCGGCTCGACATCGACGCCGTGCCCTACTTCCTCGACCTCGACGGCACCTTCCCTAACCACGAGCCCAACCCGCTGATCGAAGAGAACCGAGTGTTCATCCAGACCGCGGTGGTGGAGAACGGTGCCGACCTCGGGATCGCCTGGGATGGCGACGCTGACCGGTGTTTCGTCATCGACGAAACGGGCGGGTTTGTGGCCGGTGACTTCCTTACCGCCCTGCTCGCCCGTCACATCTTGGGCCGCGTGGGTCCGTCGACCGTGGTGTACGACCTCCGGGCGTCGTGGGCCGTCCGCGACGCGATCGTCGCCGCGGGCGGGACACCGGATGAGTTCCGAGTGGGACACGCATTCATCAAGCGCCGCATGCGGGAGCGGGACGCCGTGTTCGGCGGTGAGGTGAGCGGGCACTACTACTTCCGCGATTTCGCCTACGCCGATTCCGGACTCATCCCGGCGCTCATGGTGCTCGAACTGCTCGCCACATCCGGACGGCCACTGTCGGAAATGGTCGCCGCACTGCGCGAGCGGTACCACATCTCCGGCGAGATCAACTCGACCGTTGCGTCCCCCGGGGCGGCGCTCGACCGTCTTCGGGCACGCTACGGCGACGGCCGACAGGCCGAGGTGGACGGGCTCTCGGTGTCATACGAGAACTGGCACTTCAACGTGCGCCCCTCCAATACCGAACCGCTCCTGCGCCTCAACCTCGAGTCGCTGGTGTCCCACGACGACATGGAACGAAAACGCGACGACGTGCTCGCGATCATCAGGGAGGTGTGA
- a CDS encoding ferredoxin, giving the protein MAEIEIDGETYRLVVDHDLCMGTRVCIARLPGVFSVNDDTNLSSASDAALDPTLAGAVREAVGDCPQEAIRLERAG; this is encoded by the coding sequence ATGGCCGAAATCGAGATCGACGGCGAGACCTACCGGCTAGTGGTGGACCACGACCTGTGCATGGGAACCCGCGTGTGCATCGCGCGCCTCCCGGGCGTGTTCTCCGTGAACGACGACACCAACCTGTCGTCGGCGAGCGACGCCGCGCTCGACCCGACCCTCGCCGGTGCCGTGCGCGAGGCCGTCGGCGACTGCCCCCAGGAGGCCATCCGCCTAGAGAGGGCGGGCTGA
- a CDS encoding ATP-binding cassette domain-containing protein: MHRAPPGRVLRERRHQPVVGERRRARPDPRRCRARGRRRLPPGGHPPREGGLTPPGDERPAHVIRGRAIEVRYQRDGAAAVSGVTIDLAPSKGLLITGDRGSGKSSVLRAVMGLAGPGGDTTVLGAAPGDPATLRRIGWAPQSWPFAYGLTAREVVQMVARLGGHDDAAGRIAMQAAGMEQPDARVERLEIEDARRTSLACALIGTPDLLVLDDPWEFPETAIAIRSAMDRGAAVLAASSDPGGLAALLGASIHLVNGVPA, encoded by the coding sequence GTGCATCGCGCGCCTCCCGGGCGTGTTCTCCGTGAACGACGACACCAACCTGTCGTCGGCGAGCGACGCCGCGCTCGACCCGACCCTCGCCGGTGCCGTGCGCGAGGCCGTCGGCGACTGCCCCCAGGAGGCCATCCGCCTAGAGAGGGCGGGCTGACACCCCCCGGCGACGAACGCCCCGCCCACGTGATCCGTGGTAGGGCCATCGAGGTCCGCTACCAGCGTGACGGGGCCGCTGCGGTGAGCGGGGTGACCATCGACCTCGCCCCGAGCAAGGGCTTGCTGATTACGGGCGACCGCGGATCAGGCAAGTCGAGTGTCCTTCGCGCCGTCATGGGCCTCGCGGGCCCGGGCGGTGACACGACCGTCCTCGGTGCCGCGCCCGGCGATCCGGCGACCCTGCGCCGCATCGGGTGGGCACCGCAGTCGTGGCCATTCGCCTACGGCCTCACCGCCCGCGAGGTTGTGCAGATGGTGGCCCGCCTGGGTGGTCACGACGACGCCGCTGGCCGCATCGCCATGCAGGCGGCGGGCATGGAACAGCCGGACGCCCGCGTGGAGCGCCTCGAGATCGAGGACGCACGTCGCACCTCACTGGCGTGCGCACTCATCGGCACCCCCGACCTGCTCGTATTGGACGACCCGTGGGAGTTCCCCGAGACCGCCATCGCCATCCGCAGTGCCATGGATCGGGGCGCGGCCGTGCTCGCGGCGTCGTCCGACCCCGGCGGACTTGCGGCCCTCCTCGGGGCGAGCATCCACCTCGTCAACGGGGTACCGGCGTGA
- a CDS encoding CofH family radical SAM protein, producing MTLSGLTLGRYDPCMIDEVLQRAADGQRITDDDAVMLYERAPLDDLGAAADAVARRLHGDSVTYNVNAHLNPTNICVVGCGLCAFAVWTDHDPRAYAYSVDQLVDRAQELSTLGITELHIVGGMTREYTLEYYEDLFREIKATLPHVALTALTAVEIDFVAKLAKVSIPEALERSMAAGHDTMPGGGAEVFSPRVRKIIADRKVGSDTWLEVHRHAHQMGMRTNATLLFGHFETPAEKVDHMVQLRALQDEALDQSQPGRFQAFIPLPFLPGNTEFSYLPGPSREEKLRTIAISRLVLDNFPHIKGHWVMLGEEITSEAMSYGLDDLSGTLTEERIAHATTVQTPLGLTQERIRELVVAGGRVPVERDTLYERVIRESVPA from the coding sequence ATGACCCTGAGTGGCCTGACGCTTGGGCGCTACGATCCGTGCATGATCGATGAGGTTCTCCAGCGGGCCGCCGACGGACAGCGCATCACCGACGACGATGCCGTGATGCTCTACGAGCGCGCGCCCCTTGACGATCTGGGCGCGGCGGCCGACGCCGTGGCCCGCCGCCTGCACGGTGACTCGGTGACCTACAACGTCAACGCGCACCTCAACCCCACCAACATCTGCGTGGTGGGATGTGGACTGTGCGCCTTCGCCGTCTGGACCGATCACGACCCCCGTGCGTACGCCTACTCGGTGGATCAACTGGTGGACCGCGCTCAGGAATTGTCCACCCTCGGCATCACGGAACTCCACATCGTGGGGGGGATGACCCGGGAGTACACACTCGAGTACTACGAGGACCTCTTCCGCGAGATCAAGGCGACCCTGCCGCACGTGGCCCTCACGGCCCTCACGGCCGTGGAGATCGACTTCGTGGCCAAGTTGGCCAAGGTCAGCATCCCCGAGGCCCTCGAGCGCAGCATGGCAGCGGGTCACGACACCATGCCGGGAGGTGGCGCCGAGGTGTTCTCACCTCGCGTGCGCAAGATCATCGCCGATCGCAAGGTGGGTTCCGACACGTGGCTCGAGGTCCATCGTCACGCCCACCAGATGGGCATGCGTACCAACGCCACCCTTCTGTTCGGCCACTTCGAGACGCCCGCCGAGAAGGTGGATCACATGGTCCAGTTGCGCGCGCTTCAGGATGAGGCCCTCGACCAGTCGCAGCCCGGGCGCTTCCAGGCGTTCATCCCGCTGCCCTTCCTACCGGGCAACACCGAGTTCTCCTACCTGCCGGGGCCGTCGCGCGAGGAGAAGTTGCGCACGATCGCCATCTCCCGTCTGGTGCTCGACAACTTTCCGCACATCAAGGGGCACTGGGTCATGTTGGGTGAGGAGATCACCTCGGAGGCGATGTCGTACGGTCTGGACGACCTCTCGGGCACGCTGACCGAGGAGCGCATCGCACACGCCACGACCGTGCAGACCCCGCTGGGCCTCACCCAGGAGCGGATCCGTGAGCTGGTGGTCGCCGGAGGCCGTGTCCCGGTCGAGCGCGACACGCTGTACGAGCGCGTGATCCGGGAGTCCGTCCCCGCCTGA
- a CDS encoding DUF1802 family protein: protein MNGFALKEWASVIAAMLAGEQVVMLRKGGVGEAAFDVPHRQFHLLPTHLHQRPELLVASARADYATHLRTTEEPGTARLDAWCEVYATHALTTQHELDALVGFHVLAPDYARSRLAWRPTHPLVAVVVRVHRVDPPVMLPMTESMGGCVSWVPVPVGPPPGNPVLDDVEFERQAIGIADALG from the coding sequence GTGAATGGTTTCGCACTCAAGGAGTGGGCGTCGGTGATCGCCGCGATGCTCGCTGGCGAGCAGGTGGTGATGCTGCGCAAGGGCGGCGTGGGCGAGGCGGCCTTCGATGTGCCCCACCGCCAGTTTCACCTCCTCCCTACGCACCTGCACCAACGGCCCGAACTCCTAGTGGCCAGCGCGCGTGCGGACTATGCGACACATCTGCGCACCACTGAGGAGCCGGGTACCGCACGCCTCGACGCGTGGTGCGAGGTCTACGCCACACACGCACTCACCACCCAGCACGAACTGGACGCGCTTGTGGGCTTTCACGTCCTCGCGCCGGACTACGCCCGCTCCCGGCTCGCGTGGCGCCCCACCCACCCGTTGGTGGCCGTGGTCGTCCGTGTGCACCGGGTGGATCCGCCCGTCATGCTCCCGATGACCGAATCCATGGGGGGCTGCGTCAGTTGGGTCCCCGTCCCCGTGGGGCCACCGCCCGGAAACCCGGTGCTCGACGACGTGGAGTTCGAACGCCAGGCGATCGGAATCGCGGACGCGCTGGGCTAG
- a CDS encoding aldo/keto reductase, with the protein MRYSTIPGTSLRVSEVGFGAQSFATGWWGDNGDDDAVRLLHAALDHGVTLFDTAAKDGGGRVEQVLGRAFRHHRDRVVIQTKVGYDGQYPPDPRIDRDLRQDFRPEAIRTAVEASAARLGGVIDICQLHHPPRRALADEKLSEVMAALVAEGTVRIWGAAFAEGARPGDARRLIRSRRFPVLDVEMSITEHTPGAEAAGLAHAAGSCVIARRPHCWGLLEGKYTAQSTFPPGDPRAHLTREWLTEGLRRVATLDFLIQAERPWSLGQAAMLWVLGRPGVASVVVTISAEEQLVEFTNAITLPGLDESDLSRITALIESGFVPVPEPDVAAAEVITPHADAPMTGDTADAPVSAVA; encoded by the coding sequence ATGCGCTATTCGACGATCCCGGGCACCTCACTTCGCGTGTCCGAAGTGGGTTTTGGAGCGCAGTCGTTCGCCACCGGTTGGTGGGGGGACAATGGCGACGACGACGCCGTTCGCCTCCTGCATGCCGCCCTCGATCATGGGGTGACCCTGTTCGACACCGCCGCGAAGGACGGCGGGGGGCGCGTGGAGCAGGTGCTCGGCCGGGCGTTCCGACACCACCGCGATCGTGTGGTCATTCAGACGAAGGTCGGCTACGACGGGCAGTACCCCCCGGACCCTCGAATCGACCGCGACCTCCGTCAGGACTTCCGACCCGAGGCCATCAGGACGGCCGTCGAGGCGTCCGCCGCTCGTCTCGGCGGGGTCATCGACATCTGCCAGTTGCATCACCCACCACGGCGGGCGCTCGCGGACGAGAAATTGTCCGAGGTCATGGCCGCGCTTGTGGCCGAGGGCACCGTGCGGATCTGGGGAGCGGCGTTCGCCGAGGGCGCACGCCCCGGGGACGCCCGACGGCTCATCCGCAGCCGGCGCTTCCCTGTGTTGGATGTGGAGATGAGCATCACCGAACACACTCCCGGAGCCGAGGCCGCAGGTCTCGCGCACGCTGCGGGATCGTGTGTGATCGCCCGTCGGCCCCACTGCTGGGGGCTGCTCGAAGGCAAGTACACCGCGCAGAGCACCTTTCCCCCCGGCGACCCGCGCGCCCATCTCACCCGCGAGTGGCTCACGGAGGGGCTCCGGCGTGTCGCGACGCTCGATTTCCTGATCCAAGCGGAGCGCCCCTGGAGCCTCGGCCAAGCGGCCATGCTGTGGGTACTCGGCCGTCCGGGCGTGGCATCGGTGGTCGTGACCATCAGCGCCGAGGAGCAACTCGTGGAGTTCACCAACGCGATTACTCTGCCCGGCCTCGACGAGTCCGACCTCTCCCGGATCACCGCGCTCATCGAGTCGGGCTTTGTCCCCGTTCCGGAACCCGACGTCGCCGCCGCCGAGGTCATCACACCGCACGCCGACGCGCCCATGACCGGGGACACCGCCGACGCACCGGTCAGCGCAGTGGCGTGA
- a CDS encoding CoA pyrophosphatase, producing the protein MTTTAAHLASVLPAALATRTRVELMPEGQAAGVLVLLFDHDGEAHVVLTKRSDTLAHHRGEVSFPGGRHEPDDADLLVTALRETDEEIGVPVSALTVLGPLDDVHTLASGFTVTPWVAHHPDGRPVMTPDPDEIARIIEVPLADILAADSLIGADTELSALRYPLHGETVWGLTARILRVLATVVHELAPADRPA; encoded by the coding sequence ATGACCACGACTGCGGCCCACCTCGCCTCCGTACTTCCGGCTGCCCTCGCCACCCGTACCCGGGTGGAACTGATGCCCGAGGGCCAGGCCGCCGGAGTGCTCGTGCTGCTGTTCGATCATGACGGTGAGGCCCACGTGGTCCTCACCAAGCGATCGGACACGTTGGCCCACCATCGGGGCGAGGTGTCGTTCCCGGGCGGCCGTCATGAGCCCGACGATGCCGACCTGCTCGTGACGGCACTCCGGGAGACCGATGAGGAGATTGGGGTCCCCGTGAGCGCGCTTACGGTGCTCGGGCCTCTCGATGACGTCCACACTCTGGCCAGCGGATTCACGGTAACCCCGTGGGTGGCGCACCACCCGGACGGCCGCCCCGTGATGACTCCGGACCCCGACGAGATCGCCCGCATCATCGAGGTCCCACTCGCAGACATCCTCGCGGCCGACTCCCTGATCGGGGCCGACACAGAACTGTCGGCGCTGCGTTACCCGCTTCACGGGGAGACCGTCTGGGGTCTCACCGCCCGTATCCTCCGGGTGCTGGCGACAGTCGTGCACGAACTCGCCCCGGCCGACCGACCGGCCTAG